From the genome of Gemmatimonas phototrophica, one region includes:
- a CDS encoding cytochrome c-type biogenesis protein codes for MHVGAVAGGMLVVTRGARAQDPSAPPVNNQTVGTAAGGEEMTSDSYKPVVRPPKPGAKPTMDAKQVEAFERELACPCPCTLDIYTCRTTDFTCGISPAVHGDIQRLVDGGYTGDEIMQALTGTYGDFILNAPRKEGFSLVAWFAPFAALAVGGVGIGALLRSWRLNAKAADAGRPAREAVRLTDVAGDATPEELARLEAALREER; via the coding sequence ATGCACGTCGGGGCGGTGGCGGGAGGGATGCTGGTCGTGACGCGGGGGGCCCGCGCGCAGGATCCATCGGCGCCACCGGTAAACAACCAGACGGTTGGGACCGCTGCGGGCGGCGAAGAGATGACGTCCGATTCGTACAAGCCGGTCGTGCGTCCTCCCAAGCCGGGCGCCAAGCCCACGATGGACGCCAAGCAGGTGGAGGCGTTCGAGCGCGAGCTGGCGTGCCCGTGTCCATGCACGCTCGACATCTATACCTGCCGTACCACCGACTTTACCTGTGGCATTTCGCCGGCCGTGCACGGCGACATTCAGCGGCTGGTTGATGGTGGCTACACGGGCGACGAAATCATGCAGGCGCTGACCGGCACCTACGGGGATTTCATTCTCAACGCACCGCGCAAGGAAGGGTTCAGCCTCGTGGCGTGGTTCGCACCCTTTGCGGCGCTCGCGGTGGGTGGCGTGGGGATTGGTGCGTTGCTGCGTAGCTGGCGGCTCAACGCGAAAGCCGCCGATGCCGGGCGACCTGCCCGTGAGGCCGTGCGTCTGACTGATGTGGCGGGGGATGCCACGCCGGAAGAACTCGCCCGCCTGGAAGCGGCACTGCGGGAGGAACGATAA
- a CDS encoding heme lyase CcmF/NrfE family subunit gives MILVGELSLWIALLMAAWTTTVSFAGGMQGRSDLIKSGERAMYATFGFTLLASIGLWTALFTHDFSIKFVASFTSANLPKVYLFTAFWAGQEGSLLFWSLIMTFYAAVAVFTNRKTNREMMPYVTGTLGVVALFFLMTMAFAENPFERLDWVPADGRGMNPQLQNPGMAIHPPMLYLGYVGTAIPFAFAIGALVTRQLDAQWLGAVRRWALVSWFFLTVGIVLGMWWAYVELGWAGYWAWDAVENSSFLPWLTVTAFLHSIMIQEKRGMLRKWNVTLVVLSFLLTILGTFITRSGVIESVHAFARSPIGNWFLGFLIAATALTVYLVSTRLNDLTAKAELESMVSREAAFLYNNLVLVGICFATLWGTLFPILSEWVKGDKITVGPPFFNAVNGPLGLLLLALTGIGPLIAWRRASVANLQRQFAWPVAAGVAVFGTLLVLGMRDAYALISYLLAGFVFGTIIQEFVKGVGARRRMYSEGFLGAFFRLIGRNRRRYGGYIVHFGVVILFCAFAGLMFKKDITATLKTGESVKATDAYGHVWEFTSQGISQFNQLNRRVLAVTFDVTRDGQSMGLLSSEKRQHIDSNDQPTFEPSTEVGILESPKQDVYLVFTGAVDRDTAAIHINFNPLVWWVWFGGIIMAFGGLIVMWPQARKDDREGGYVAQIPMGRDLELVGAGS, from the coding sequence ATGATTCTCGTTGGTGAACTGTCGCTCTGGATCGCCCTGCTCATGGCGGCCTGGACGACCACGGTGTCGTTTGCGGGCGGCATGCAGGGCCGCTCCGATCTGATCAAGAGTGGCGAACGGGCGATGTATGCCACGTTCGGCTTCACACTGCTGGCCTCCATAGGCCTCTGGACTGCGCTGTTCACGCACGACTTTTCCATCAAGTTCGTCGCGTCGTTCACCAGCGCCAACCTGCCGAAAGTCTATCTCTTTACGGCGTTCTGGGCAGGACAGGAGGGATCGCTCCTCTTCTGGTCGCTCATCATGACATTCTATGCGGCCGTTGCGGTGTTCACGAACCGCAAAACGAACCGCGAGATGATGCCGTATGTCACCGGCACCCTGGGCGTGGTGGCGCTCTTCTTCCTCATGACGATGGCGTTCGCGGAGAATCCGTTCGAGCGTCTCGATTGGGTGCCGGCCGACGGCCGCGGCATGAATCCGCAGCTGCAGAACCCGGGAATGGCCATCCATCCGCCCATGCTGTATCTCGGGTATGTGGGCACCGCCATTCCGTTTGCGTTTGCCATTGGCGCGCTGGTCACGCGGCAACTCGATGCGCAGTGGTTGGGCGCGGTGCGCCGCTGGGCCCTGGTGTCCTGGTTCTTCCTCACGGTTGGGATTGTGCTGGGCATGTGGTGGGCGTATGTGGAGCTCGGGTGGGCGGGCTACTGGGCGTGGGACGCCGTGGAGAACTCTTCCTTCCTGCCGTGGCTCACGGTCACGGCGTTCCTGCACAGCATCATGATTCAGGAAAAGCGCGGCATGCTGCGCAAGTGGAACGTGACGCTCGTGGTGCTGTCGTTCCTGCTCACCATTCTGGGCACGTTCATTACGCGGTCGGGCGTCATTGAAAGCGTCCATGCGTTTGCGCGCTCGCCGATTGGCAACTGGTTCCTCGGCTTCCTGATCGCCGCGACGGCGCTCACGGTGTATCTGGTGAGCACGCGCCTGAACGATCTGACCGCCAAGGCCGAGCTGGAGAGCATGGTGAGCCGCGAGGCCGCCTTCCTTTACAACAATCTGGTGCTGGTGGGCATCTGCTTCGCCACGCTCTGGGGCACGCTCTTCCCCATTCTTTCGGAGTGGGTAAAGGGCGACAAGATCACGGTTGGTCCGCCGTTCTTCAATGCGGTGAACGGTCCGCTCGGGTTGTTACTGCTGGCACTCACTGGCATTGGACCGCTTATCGCGTGGCGACGCGCGTCGGTGGCCAATTTGCAGCGGCAGTTCGCGTGGCCGGTGGCGGCTGGCGTGGCCGTGTTCGGAACGCTCTTGGTCTTGGGCATGCGCGATGCGTACGCACTCATCTCGTACCTGCTGGCCGGTTTCGTGTTCGGCACGATCATTCAGGAATTCGTGAAGGGCGTCGGGGCCCGTCGGCGCATGTATAGCGAAGGGTTTTTGGGCGCCTTTTTTCGCCTGATTGGCCGCAACCGTCGCCGCTACGGTGGCTACATCGTGCACTTCGGGGTGGTCATTCTGTTCTGCGCCTTTGCGGGGCTGATGTTCAAGAAGGACATTACCGCCACGCTGAAGACCGGCGAATCGGTGAAAGCCACGGACGCGTATGGGCACGTGTGGGAATTCACCAGCCAGGGCATCTCGCAGTTCAATCAGCTCAACCGCCGGGTGCTGGCGGTCACGTTCGACGTGACGCGTGATGGCCAGAGCATGGGGCTGCTGTCGAGTGAGAAGCGGCAGCACATCGACTCCAACGATCAGCCCACATTTGAGCCGTCAACGGAAGTGGGCATTCTGGAATCACCCAAGCAGGATGTGTATCTGGTCTTCACCGGAGCCGTCGATCGCGACACGGCGGCCATTCACATCAACTTCAACCCGCTCGTGTGGTGGGTGTGGTTTGGTGGCATCATCATGGCATTCGGTGGCCTCATTGTCATGTGGCCGCAGGCGCGCAAGGATGATCGGGAGGGTGGTTACGTGGCGCAGATTCCCATGGGACGCGATCTCGAACTCGTGGGAGCTGGCTCGTGA